From the Plasmodium cynomolgi strain B DNA, scaffold: 0022, whole genome shotgun sequence genome, the window ATTATTAGATGTTAGAACAAGTAGATTGCTCTTTGGAGGAGCTAACGtaggaaaagaaacaaaagataattctttaaaaggaagaattaTTAACATATTAGAGAAAGATGGTAATGAATTTTCTAGACACTTAAATGCTTTAAtacatgatgaaaattttcgaaacgaattaaattttttgacaCATGATAGCAATGTAAAAAGGACCCTTAATGCATTAATGCGCGATGATACTTCTGAAAGTTTATCTAGCATTTCAagttttgaagaaaattttaaaagaccattaaatgaattaaaacgAAATGTCTCTGAAGACAGCATATTTGGTGATTTAGGAGTGTATAATTCTGACGAAAGTATCGACGATATATCGAATGACAGTCTCTTCAGCAGTGGACTTGATatagtgaaaaatgaaaaacactTTACAAAAGCGGATGCTAtaagtgaacaaaaagaacTCGATAAGTTAATACGAGAGCAAAATGCCAAAAGAGTTACCGAATCGGGCATATATGGacttttaaaacaaattgatAGAAAAGTCGAATCAGAAATGTTAAATATCATGAAAAGTGATTTTGGTTATGgttatgataataataaaaagtgtAGCACTAAATGCAAAagtgtatataaaaaattccttaACGATATAAAACAATatagaatatttttaccttttatcATTACTGGTGCAATTGCTGTAGTACTAATcccacatattttatttggtTGTATTTTGGGTACTACTGCTACTTGTTCCGcgtcacttttttatttatatattgtatCATTATTCTCATCTTTTTCTTTGGGCATCTACTATCAgattaaatatgaaaaatgcagtaaaattataaggcgttttttaaaatataagaaaCGTCCTagtttaaaaagaaatcccATGAGCATATATTGCTTTTATAGATCTCTAAAATTTTATGTCTTAATATGAGCATATACTTGGAATAGTATATATTCAAGGGGACCAGCATGTTTATGTGAGTATCTAATACAGCTATGAcatatatgatatatttatttaattcactttatttaaaaatgaaattcgtttgacaatattttttttagttttctAATGCATGTTTGGTATTATCATTTGAGCGTgctatttaaattaatgtGCGCAATTCATGTGTGAAAAATATgctataaaaacaaattcctTTATGCTACTATATATTTGCATGAAACGAACTTAATGATTCATGTGTTTGTTTCAATATGTTATACACCAAGTTTAATTTGTATtaataatttcctttttttttttcattaatacaTTAAGAAAacttttaaagaaataaGTAGCATAAATTATACTATTTTGACTATTACCTTTTTATGAAGAGTTCACGCATATATAAGAACATTATCAGCATGGAtgtttttttggaaatattttttaaatgtctttttaacataagtttattatatatacaaggTGGGACGTATATTGTCATTATCATGTGCTACATTTGTAACGAAattattacatttattttgtgcacTGAAAACATGAACAGCTTTAATAATGTGTTTACGTTTATACTTTATCACTTTGGTTGtctatagaaaaaaatatgcacatgacgattaaattatgcaaaattataaaatgattaTATCCACATGTATAAATGTAACTATCCTATTTAAATTTCaatattgcaaaaaaaggaaaaaactttATGCGCCATACATAGCCTCATATTCCCAGGTTAATTGTTTTgaatatatgtttaaaatATTGAAACTCGTCCTCGCAGAATAATTAATGATATATGCATTAAAGAAAGTGGTTGCGTTCCGCAATGTTTTATCCtaacataattatttttcctttttccattttggcatttttctatttttccattttctaatatttttattatacgcGATTGTACAAGCAGTAGTATTGTTAAAATGGCTTATGAtgttgttatatatatacataagtgACTGCAGAACTAGGTAtaagtattttaaaaaacatatattattttctatatcATCCTTTTAAGTAGACAAATTAGCATTCCTTTTAGAATAATTCTTATGATACGTATTTGTAgacaaaattgaaatttattttaggactagtatattaataaacatagaaaaaaaactgcttaaattttttttttaaactattAAATTTCgtttctatattttaattcacaaacatttaaaaaggtaataaattctcgctttattttgcaatacaatctttcttcctttttcttctattttaaATGCGTgaatgaaagaaaatttctatccaaaatagaaaataaaatggaataaaaatataatttaacaaaaatgagtgtTTTCTAATTGAATAATTTACCATAagttaaagaaataaataaaaatgggaccatagtaattatttaattctaacatt encodes:
- a CDS encoding Pv-fam-d protein (putative), with the translated sequence ASNFYKKHNEKNSQNGTLLDVRTSRLLFGGANVGKETKDNSLKGRIINILEKDGNEFSRHLNALIHDENFRNELNFLTHDSNVKRTLNALMRDDTSESLSSISSFEENFKRPLNELKRNVSEDSIFGDLGVYNSDESIDDISNDSLFSSGLDIVKNEKHFTKADAISEQKELDKLIREQNAKRVTESGIYGLLKQIDRKVESEMLNIMKSDFGYGYDNNKKCSTKCKSVYKKFLNDIKQYRIFLPFIITGAIAVVLIPHILFGCILGTTATCSASLFYLYIVSLFSSFSLGIYYQIKYEKCSKIIRRFLKYKKRPSLKRNPMSIYCFYRSLKFYVLI